The proteins below come from a single Dermatophilaceae bacterium Soc4.6 genomic window:
- a CDS encoding type II secretion system F family protein, protein MVTGLQLALAAGALIGLAAALLVWHLAPVDPDLADALERLSPQHTRRRTDDAARAGVGGSDVRDRLGRWGMTTLPAGAWGVTPTRELAILRIPISRYYGEKLLFASLGLVIPPLLTTFFALIGAHLPLYIPVGATVVLAGVMFFLPDYNVRDDATKARAEFGRALGAYIDFVALERNSGAGPRQAMEVAAAVGDSWVFRRLGEELARTRWSGLTPWDALHGLADELGLPELDDLADIMRLSGEEGAQIYRTLRARSASMRTAMLTAEKARANEIGEKMSIPMSLLGVIFLAILVAPALLRVIGGAT, encoded by the coding sequence ATGGTCACCGGACTGCAGCTGGCACTGGCCGCAGGGGCCCTGATCGGTCTCGCCGCGGCGCTGCTGGTCTGGCACCTGGCACCCGTCGACCCTGACCTCGCCGACGCCCTGGAACGACTGTCCCCGCAGCACACCCGACGCCGGACGGACGACGCCGCCCGTGCCGGGGTCGGTGGCTCCGACGTGCGAGACCGGTTGGGGCGGTGGGGGATGACGACCCTGCCCGCCGGAGCCTGGGGGGTCACGCCGACCCGGGAGCTGGCCATCCTGCGGATCCCGATCAGCCGGTACTACGGCGAGAAGCTGCTGTTCGCGTCGCTGGGTCTGGTCATCCCGCCGCTGCTGACGACGTTCTTCGCCCTGATCGGGGCGCACCTGCCGCTCTACATCCCGGTCGGGGCCACCGTCGTACTCGCGGGGGTGATGTTCTTCCTGCCGGACTATAACGTGCGCGACGATGCGACGAAGGCTCGCGCCGAGTTCGGTCGCGCCCTCGGTGCCTACATCGACTTCGTTGCCCTGGAACGCAACTCTGGCGCCGGTCCCCGTCAGGCCATGGAGGTCGCCGCCGCCGTTGGGGACTCGTGGGTGTTCCGCCGGCTGGGGGAGGAGCTGGCCCGGACCCGCTGGTCGGGGCTGACCCCGTGGGACGCGTTGCACGGCCTCGCTGACGAGCTCGGCCTGCCCGAGCTCGACGACCTGGCCGACATCATGCGCCTGTCCGGGGAGGAAGGCGCCCAGATCTACCGGACCCTGCGTGCCCGCTCCGCCAGTATGCGCACCGCCATGCTTACCGCCGAGAAGGCCAGGGCCAACGAGATCGGGGAGAAGATGTCGATCCCCATGAGCCTGCTCGGCGTCATCTTCCTGGCCATCCTCGTCGCCCCCGCCCTGCTGCGCGTCATCGGAGGTGCCACCTGA
- a CDS encoding tyrosine-type recombinase/integrase yields MTDKRTDLVLAGGSDPVWRLWQQLPEAWRGPVIGPDIENWAAVTENGDRRIDLSGLPDPYPAELAWMAHWQATDGTRSSVLAVNQLANILRRAIRDNHPFPGSIRAMDWDAASALQGWFYAVRWNRLPPQGSRARLRVVFGFARLALLARCHDGPWWTLDDWQPRCDPRIPLTGREPLGNYGCSPGHLAQPWLREAVKWHLGTQLESGVLRWTTISQERLKSLRRFDNWLSVTFEDPRDILGDPAAAPEHAAAFRRWTADPTNRMTRQTDRRYYGKPVQPRQVNDDLRAVAELLAFVAANPREARGVLGAGPWQHVTDTHAASWFRQVTRIPHTSTVNDRHYVDDRAMAQIIAGLPLLGLPRDEQMTITRGDGQQVLARGLDDPQAMRMILLQVLTGRRASEVRTCEFDCLSELPAPTAQDAAGQEVVRFRYAQSKIDIAPDSILVDREVAEIIEEQQRWVRQSFPELRPRFLFVQRTGNRRGDKPYPSGTYNWMLRELSDVARITDSKGRAVNLSNTHRFRHTKLTRLAELGLPIHVLQRYAGHATPTMSMHYIAQRQEHAEQAFLATAKLKADGTRVQFSSEDYDSLHLFERADRVLPHGWCLLPPLQSCDKGNACLTCSVFVTDQTHHTALARQLVETDQLIARSTAAFQDKYGRPMPEDNIWLAQRRAEQAALTRLLSLIDDHPDRAVHGGGCGTPPGGPVPLTLDLTRHRRSTP; encoded by the coding sequence ATGACCGACAAGCGCACCGACCTTGTCCTGGCCGGCGGCTCCGACCCGGTGTGGCGGCTGTGGCAGCAGCTCCCGGAGGCGTGGCGTGGGCCGGTCATCGGCCCGGACATCGAGAACTGGGCCGCCGTGACCGAGAACGGTGACCGCAGGATCGACCTGAGCGGGCTGCCCGACCCGTACCCCGCCGAGCTGGCGTGGATGGCGCACTGGCAGGCCACCGACGGCACCCGCTCCTCGGTGCTGGCGGTCAACCAGCTCGCCAACATCCTGCGCCGCGCCATCCGGGACAACCATCCCTTCCCCGGCTCGATCCGCGCCATGGACTGGGACGCCGCCTCGGCGTTGCAGGGCTGGTTCTACGCGGTCCGATGGAACCGGCTGCCACCCCAGGGCAGCCGGGCCCGGCTGCGGGTGGTGTTCGGGTTCGCTCGGCTGGCGCTGCTGGCCCGCTGCCACGACGGGCCGTGGTGGACCCTGGACGACTGGCAGCCACGCTGCGACCCGCGGATCCCGCTGACCGGGCGGGAGCCGTTGGGGAACTACGGCTGCTCACCCGGGCACCTCGCCCAGCCCTGGCTGCGTGAGGCGGTCAAGTGGCACCTGGGCACCCAGCTGGAGTCCGGCGTCCTGCGCTGGACCACGATCAGCCAGGAACGGCTCAAGTCCCTGCGCCGCTTCGACAACTGGCTCTCGGTGACCTTCGAGGACCCTCGCGACATCCTCGGCGACCCGGCCGCGGCGCCCGAGCACGCTGCCGCGTTCCGCCGCTGGACCGCGGACCCGACCAACCGGATGACCCGTCAGACCGACCGACGCTACTACGGCAAACCGGTCCAGCCGCGCCAGGTCAACGACGACCTGCGAGCAGTCGCGGAACTGCTCGCGTTCGTCGCCGCGAACCCCCGCGAGGCCCGCGGCGTCCTCGGCGCCGGGCCCTGGCAGCACGTCACCGACACTCACGCGGCCAGCTGGTTTCGTCAGGTCACTCGGATCCCGCACACCTCCACCGTCAACGACCGCCACTACGTCGACGACCGCGCCATGGCCCAGATCATCGCCGGTTTGCCACTGCTCGGCCTGCCGCGCGACGAGCAGATGACCATCACCCGCGGTGACGGCCAGCAGGTGCTTGCCCGCGGGCTGGACGACCCGCAGGCGATGCGGATGATCTTGCTGCAGGTCCTCACGGGTCGACGCGCCAGCGAGGTCCGCACCTGCGAGTTCGACTGCCTGTCAGAGCTTCCGGCCCCCACCGCGCAGGACGCCGCGGGCCAGGAGGTCGTGCGTTTCCGGTACGCCCAAAGCAAGATCGACATCGCCCCGGACAGCATCCTCGTCGACCGCGAGGTCGCCGAGATCATCGAGGAACAGCAACGCTGGGTCCGGCAGTCCTTCCCCGAACTGCGGCCGCGGTTCCTGTTCGTCCAGCGCACCGGCAACCGCCGCGGCGACAAGCCCTACCCGTCGGGCACCTACAACTGGATGCTGCGCGAACTGAGCGACGTGGCTCGGATCACCGACAGCAAGGGCCGAGCGGTCAACCTCAGCAACACCCACCGGTTCCGGCACACCAAGCTGACCCGGCTCGCCGAGCTTGGGCTGCCGATCCACGTACTGCAGCGATACGCCGGCCACGCCACCCCGACCATGTCGATGCACTACATCGCCCAACGCCAGGAACACGCCGAACAGGCGTTCCTGGCCACCGCCAAACTCAAGGCCGACGGCACCCGCGTGCAGTTCTCCTCCGAGGACTACGACAGCCTGCACCTGTTCGAGCGCGCCGACCGGGTCCTGCCACACGGCTGGTGCCTGCTGCCGCCGCTGCAGTCCTGCGACAAGGGCAACGCCTGTCTGACCTGCTCGGTCTTCGTCACCGACCAGACCCACCACACCGCCCTGGCACGTCAGCTGGTCGAGACCGACCAGCTGATCGCCCGCAGCACCGCAGCCTTCCAGGACAAGTACGGACGCCCCATGCCCGAGGACAACATCTGGCTCGCCCAGCGACGCGCGGAACAGGCCGCGCTGACCCGGCTGCTCAGCCTTATCGACGACCACCCCGACCGAGCCGTGCACGGCGGCGGCTGCGGCACGCCGCCGGGTGGACCGGTCCCGCTCACCCTCGACCTCACCCGCCACCGAAGGAGCACCCCGTGA
- a CDS encoding GAF domain-containing protein: MADQWLLIETFGGDNAPSVIGVGTAPKRMVPLRTVLSRGRFLTAVEEAVADTMATGQQADHTTRDGQHHVVCEPLISFRGHVHGVWVWTGGLNQEPPPRDLAGAWHFNLTTDTIGGSDGLLDLYGVPPDRRQTERATAEAFTRLIPNIDDAQAMALLVRSRPGDEHQAVWAIRRDDAEMRAGHLSCRAILETPNGNPEVVLRGITHDIGPADATPAAPPPAILEHRVLESIARPGEHRALVNLSTLRILRWIDGPLPDLHWTHDPARLDPRWIHPHDQPAAQQLSDSLRTGRTTGHLRLARMPDGWLDVDIIANIVLLDQHTTAGLFTFSLGAQP; encoded by the coding sequence ATGGCAGACCAGTGGCTGCTCATTGAGACGTTCGGCGGCGACAACGCGCCCAGCGTCATCGGGGTCGGGACCGCCCCTAAACGGATGGTACCCCTGCGCACCGTCCTCAGCCGTGGGCGGTTCCTCACCGCGGTCGAGGAGGCTGTCGCCGACACCATGGCCACCGGCCAGCAAGCAGATCACACCACCCGCGACGGTCAGCACCACGTCGTATGCGAACCACTGATCTCCTTCCGCGGCCACGTGCACGGGGTCTGGGTCTGGACCGGTGGTCTCAACCAAGAACCGCCACCCCGTGACCTCGCCGGGGCCTGGCACTTCAACCTCACTACCGACACCATCGGCGGTAGCGACGGACTGCTCGACCTATATGGAGTCCCGCCGGACCGGCGGCAAACCGAACGCGCGACTGCCGAAGCCTTCACCCGACTCATCCCCAACATCGACGACGCCCAGGCCATGGCGTTGCTCGTCCGGTCCCGACCCGGCGACGAGCACCAAGCTGTGTGGGCTATCCGCCGCGACGATGCTGAGATGCGCGCCGGCCACCTCTCTTGCCGAGCGATCCTCGAGACCCCCAACGGGAACCCTGAGGTCGTCCTGCGAGGAATTACCCATGACATCGGACCCGCGGACGCCACCCCCGCAGCTCCTCCCCCGGCCATCCTCGAACATCGGGTCCTCGAGAGCATCGCCCGACCCGGGGAGCACCGCGCCCTGGTCAACCTCAGCACCCTACGCATCCTGCGGTGGATCGACGGCCCTCTCCCCGATCTGCACTGGACTCACGACCCGGCCCGGCTAGACCCTCGGTGGATCCACCCTCACGACCAACCCGCTGCTCAGCAACTGTCGGACTCCTTGCGCACCGGGCGGACTACCGGTCACCTGCGGCTCGCTCGGATGCCTGACGGCTGGCTCGACGTCGACATCATCGCCAACATCGTCCTACTCGACCAGCACACAACCGCCGGGCTGTTCACCTTCAGCCTCGGGGCGCAGCCCTGA
- a CDS encoding pilus assembly protein TadG-related protein, producing MWVATGGLVMIILVGMAVDLSGQVFTQQHARDIARQAARAGGQQLQPAPAIRGLGVRADPAAAVRVARTYLAAADLTGTARVTGGTTVVVDTTAVYPTKFLSIIGITQLTVTGHAEATITRSVDGAAR from the coding sequence ATCTGGGTCGCGACCGGTGGTCTTGTCATGATCATCCTGGTCGGGATGGCCGTCGACCTCAGCGGCCAGGTCTTCACGCAGCAACACGCCCGGGACATCGCCCGGCAGGCCGCCCGCGCCGGAGGCCAGCAGCTGCAACCCGCACCCGCCATCCGCGGGCTCGGCGTCAGGGCCGACCCGGCCGCCGCCGTCCGGGTCGCCCGGACCTACCTGGCCGCCGCGGACCTGACAGGGACCGCCCGCGTGACCGGTGGCACGACCGTCGTCGTGGACACCACCGCGGTCTACCCGACGAAGTTCCTCAGCATCATCGGGATCACCCAGCTCACCGTCACCGGCCACGCCGAAGCCACCATCACCCGTTCCGTCGACGGGGCAGCCCGATGA
- a CDS encoding TadE/TadG family type IV pilus assembly protein, which translates to MEAVIGVPAFLLFVSLIIFAGRVAIATQAVESAANDAARAASISRSAGPAAGAARTAAATALSNQGLSCRSTSVTIVTSGFAAPVGTPASVGATVSCVVDLADLALPGVPGTRTVTATMSSPLDTYRER; encoded by the coding sequence GTGGAGGCCGTCATCGGTGTCCCTGCGTTCCTGCTCTTCGTCAGCCTCATCATCTTCGCCGGACGCGTCGCGATCGCCACCCAGGCCGTCGAATCAGCGGCCAACGACGCCGCACGCGCCGCGTCCATCTCCCGCAGCGCCGGCCCCGCCGCAGGCGCCGCCAGAACGGCCGCCGCGACCGCTCTGTCCAACCAGGGCCTCAGTTGCCGCAGCACCAGCGTCACCATCGTCACCAGCGGCTTCGCCGCCCCCGTCGGTACGCCCGCCAGCGTGGGGGCGACCGTCAGCTGTGTCGTCGACCTCGCCGACCTGGCCCTGCCCGGTGTCCCCGGCACCCGCACCGTCACCGCGACCATGTCATCACCGCTGGACACCTACCGAGAGCGGTAA
- a CDS encoding SDR family NAD(P)-dependent oxidoreductase, translating to MGMPRVIPHHRDKPHAPLRLAVVTGAGGGIGQALALQLARAGTSLALLDVDDGSLSETAALCAGHGVDISSWVVDVADHKAVAETGGQILSSQGAPDGLFNLAGLIHVGQLGDTNIADIQRVVAVDLIGTISCCQVFLPDLQSHPSAQIVNVSSAFGLVGVAGYSAYNAAKFAVRGFTEALQQEVTDRVTVSCVILGGVRTGIMRNGLYAHPTDATAIEHQFDSRIARTSAGDAAAAILRGSTQGRRRIVIGADAHAADLVSRLLAGRYQFLTERLGLARP from the coding sequence ATGGGCATGCCGCGCGTCATCCCCCATCACAGGGACAAGCCGCACGCTCCCCTTCGCCTGGCGGTCGTGACCGGTGCCGGCGGCGGTATCGGGCAGGCCCTTGCTCTCCAGCTGGCGCGAGCGGGCACCTCCCTCGCCCTGCTCGACGTCGACGATGGGTCCTTGTCCGAGACTGCGGCCCTTTGCGCGGGCCACGGCGTCGACATCAGCAGCTGGGTGGTCGATGTTGCCGACCACAAGGCGGTGGCCGAAACCGGAGGACAGATCTTGTCATCGCAGGGCGCCCCCGACGGCTTGTTCAACCTCGCCGGCCTCATCCACGTGGGCCAGCTCGGGGACACCAACATCGCTGACATCCAGCGAGTCGTCGCCGTCGACCTCATCGGCACGATCTCCTGCTGCCAGGTCTTTCTCCCCGACCTCCAGAGCCACCCCTCCGCCCAGATCGTCAACGTATCCAGTGCCTTCGGCCTTGTCGGCGTCGCTGGCTATAGCGCCTACAACGCGGCCAAGTTCGCCGTCCGCGGCTTCACCGAGGCCCTCCAGCAAGAGGTCACCGACCGTGTGACGGTGAGCTGCGTGATCCTCGGAGGGGTGCGCACCGGCATCATGCGCAACGGTCTCTACGCACACCCGACGGACGCCACCGCGATCGAGCACCAGTTCGACAGCCGCATTGCACGCACCTCCGCCGGAGACGCCGCAGCGGCCATCCTCCGGGGCTCAACCCAAGGCCGCCGCAGGATCGTCATCGGCGCAGACGCCCACGCAGCGGATCTCGTGTCACGCCTCTTGGCCGGCAGGTACCAGTTCCTCACCGAGCGTCTGGGGCTGGCTCGGCCCTAG
- a CDS encoding TadE family protein, whose translation MTSTTAPTLTPVPERGDMVARRRDHGSASIQLVVLMPALFSVMFLGMQGALVYHARTVAMAAAQEGARTAAGLTGTAPAGAQDAYSFIADAGGADVLEAPQVTTSRSATTATVTVTGVSLSVIPGWSLIVTQSASVSVERITQ comes from the coding sequence ATGACCTCGACGACCGCCCCCACCCTCACCCCGGTTCCTGAGCGGGGTGACATGGTCGCGCGTCGACGAGACCACGGCTCGGCCTCGATCCAGCTCGTCGTGCTGATGCCTGCCCTCTTCTCGGTCATGTTCCTCGGCATGCAAGGCGCGCTGGTCTACCACGCGCGGACCGTGGCCATGGCGGCAGCTCAGGAAGGAGCCCGCACCGCAGCCGGCCTGACTGGTACCGCACCGGCGGGGGCGCAGGACGCCTACAGCTTCATCGCCGACGCCGGCGGCGCCGACGTCCTCGAGGCCCCCCAGGTCACCACCAGCCGCAGCGCCACCACCGCCACCGTGACCGTCACCGGGGTGTCGCTCAGCGTCATCCCCGGCTGGTCACTCATCGTCACCCAGAGCGCGAGCGTCTCGGTCGAACGGATCACCCAGTGA
- a CDS encoding tyrosine-type recombinase/integrase: MVDEAYRTVGPVEEWLEAHRLLWSPNTVRSYATSMAQWWSFLEQRGEAEQWQDVGVPTVSGFLSWLRNGRRVEHAIVEPTEAPSPETLEARLAAVISFYRWQHAVFGVKVAQRLLRGAPRQAPARGLLAHLDQRTRPGPSSLVRVRRSRRGDRPPLLLPQQIQEILDSCAAVDPVSGEWVGNLRDRLVFAMLAETGMRLGELLGMRIRDFVMGRGDTPYVEVVPREDNPNGARVKMMRPRRIYVGHDLERLFADYLTHLACHAATLGLTVSADSALFVNLQRPPLLAALREGTVRDKTTSLRNKGIGPPGWTPHWFRHSHATALLLAGTPEWVVSRRLGHAHVQTTLDLYGWVREDEALRAAATWTSYVADWQVTR; the protein is encoded by the coding sequence GTGGTCGATGAGGCCTACCGGACGGTGGGTCCGGTCGAGGAGTGGCTGGAGGCGCACCGGCTGTTGTGGTCGCCTAACACGGTGCGCAGCTACGCCACCTCGATGGCTCAGTGGTGGTCGTTCCTGGAGCAGCGCGGCGAGGCCGAGCAGTGGCAGGACGTCGGCGTGCCGACGGTCTCGGGTTTCCTGTCCTGGTTGCGCAACGGCCGCCGCGTCGAGCACGCCATCGTGGAGCCAACCGAGGCGCCGTCACCGGAGACGCTCGAGGCGCGCCTGGCGGCGGTGATCTCGTTCTACCGGTGGCAGCATGCGGTCTTCGGGGTGAAGGTCGCGCAAAGGCTGCTGCGCGGTGCGCCGCGACAGGCCCCGGCACGGGGACTGTTGGCGCATCTGGACCAGCGCACAAGGCCCGGGCCCTCCTCGCTGGTGCGGGTGCGACGGAGTCGGCGAGGCGACCGCCCGCCGCTGCTGCTGCCGCAGCAGATCCAAGAGATCCTCGATTCCTGTGCCGCGGTGGACCCGGTGAGCGGGGAGTGGGTGGGGAACCTGCGAGATCGGCTCGTGTTCGCGATGCTCGCGGAGACCGGGATGCGACTGGGTGAGCTGCTGGGTATGCGGATCCGCGACTTCGTGATGGGCCGCGGCGACACCCCCTACGTCGAGGTCGTTCCCCGCGAGGACAACCCGAACGGTGCGCGGGTGAAGATGATGCGCCCTCGCCGGATCTATGTCGGCCATGACCTCGAGCGGCTGTTCGCCGACTACCTGACCCATCTGGCCTGCCACGCCGCGACGCTCGGCCTGACGGTGTCCGCGGACTCGGCGCTCTTCGTCAACTTGCAGCGGCCGCCGCTGCTGGCCGCGTTACGCGAGGGCACCGTGCGGGACAAGACCACCTCGTTACGCAACAAAGGTATTGGCCCGCCGGGCTGGACCCCGCACTGGTTCCGGCACAGCCACGCCACCGCACTGCTGCTGGCCGGCACCCCCGAATGGGTCGTCTCCCGACGCCTGGGTCACGCCCACGTGCAAACCACCCTCGACCTCTACGGGTGGGTGCGTGAGGACGAGGCCCTGCGTGCCGCCGCGACGTGGACCTCCTACGTAGCCGACTGGCAGGTGACCCGATGA
- a CDS encoding SAF domain-containing protein: MVAARQTITRGQTISQADVMTVQVGVDPALKPIPGSQLAGLVGRRAALDMAAGSLVTSDDVIATVLPGQGMSVVGVSLPASLLPGEALVAGDRVRVVATPGQQGDVGSEPPATIPATVVGVYPDGQSDQTVVSVEVPQERAAELAARSATGKVALILDSRER; encoded by the coding sequence GTGGTCGCTGCCCGCCAGACCATCACCCGCGGACAGACCATCAGCCAAGCCGACGTCATGACCGTGCAGGTCGGGGTCGACCCGGCACTGAAGCCGATCCCGGGCAGCCAGCTCGCCGGTCTCGTGGGCCGACGGGCGGCCTTGGACATGGCGGCCGGGTCCCTGGTCACCAGCGACGACGTCATCGCAACGGTCCTTCCGGGTCAGGGCATGTCGGTGGTCGGGGTATCCCTTCCTGCGTCGCTTCTGCCCGGTGAGGCGCTGGTCGCTGGCGACCGGGTGCGGGTCGTGGCGACCCCCGGTCAGCAGGGCGACGTCGGGTCAGAGCCCCCCGCGACGATCCCGGCGACCGTGGTCGGTGTCTACCCCGACGGGCAGAGCGACCAGACCGTCGTGTCGGTCGAGGTGCCTCAGGAGCGGGCGGCGGAGCTGGCCGCCCGCTCGGCCACGGGCAAGGTGGCCCTCATCCTCGACAGCCGCGAACGGTGA
- a CDS encoding type II secretion system F family protein yields MTAVIPALAGALVVAGLLGAATSLRPIRSDNPAGPMGRLPRTGRGAFPGIGRVMTVSRRTRVLVVAGVAVGLLVAVLTGWLVAILVVPAALAGLPVLLSAPASAGQITRLEAMEEWTRSLSGILTAGVGLEQALISTLRSTPEAIRPEVTRLASRLRARWATEDALRVFADELDDATGDLIAGNLILGARRRGAGVASVLEALAESVAADVRARREIESDRAKPRSTARWVTLITVSVLAVLALTGDYIAPYGSPIGQLLLVLLLGLYVATLLWMRHMATGAPLPRFIGAAAKDAAR; encoded by the coding sequence ATGACCGCCGTGATCCCTGCCCTGGCCGGTGCACTCGTTGTCGCCGGCCTGCTCGGCGCGGCGACGTCACTGCGACCTATCCGCTCTGACAACCCTGCTGGGCCGATGGGTCGGCTACCGCGAACCGGACGCGGTGCCTTCCCGGGCATCGGCCGGGTCATGACGGTGAGCCGCCGGACCCGCGTGCTGGTGGTGGCAGGTGTCGCGGTGGGGCTGCTGGTCGCGGTCCTGACCGGGTGGCTGGTGGCGATCCTCGTGGTGCCGGCGGCATTGGCGGGGCTGCCCGTCCTGCTCTCCGCGCCGGCGTCGGCGGGTCAGATCACCCGGCTGGAGGCGATGGAGGAGTGGACCCGTTCCCTGTCGGGGATCCTGACCGCTGGCGTCGGTCTCGAGCAGGCGCTGATCTCGACGTTACGTTCGACGCCGGAGGCGATCCGCCCGGAGGTGACGCGGCTGGCGTCCCGGTTGCGGGCGCGGTGGGCCACGGAGGACGCGCTGAGGGTCTTCGCGGACGAGCTCGACGACGCTACGGGTGATCTGATCGCGGGCAACCTCATCCTTGGTGCGCGCCGCCGCGGCGCCGGGGTGGCCAGCGTCCTGGAGGCCCTGGCCGAGTCCGTCGCCGCCGACGTCCGCGCCCGCCGCGAGATCGAGTCCGACCGGGCCAAGCCCCGCTCGACCGCCCGCTGGGTCACCCTCATTACTGTCTCGGTCCTGGCGGTCCTGGCCCTGACCGGCGACTACATCGCCCCGTACGGGTCCCCCATCGGGCAGCTCCTGCTCGTGCTGCTGCTCGGCCTGTACGTCGCGACGCTGCTGTGGATGCGGCACATGGCCACCGGTGCCCCGTTGCCCCGGTTCATCGGGGCCGCCGCGAAGGACGCAGCCCGATGA
- a CDS encoding ATPase, T2SS/T4P/T4SS family: protein MGEDRAHLPPAAQRERGRAIIFDLLRAEHDERVSSGQDTWSLAEQDALARAVDDALFGLGRLQPLVDDDRVENILIFGCDCVVLELSDGRLLPGPAVADSDQELIDFLVFLASRSEVNARPFSQAQPRLHLRLDGGARLAAAAWVTPRPSVVIRRHQLRQVTLTDLVDRGTVSELAASFLSAAVKARRSIVVSGAQSAGKTTLVRALCAEIPRHEVIGTFETEYELHLHELKDQHPYVFAWEARPGSGERAADGSQAGEFTLSQALFDSFRFDLSRQIVGEVRGPEVLAMLKAMESGAGSISTTHAPNAEAAIGKLVTCAMEAGPQITHDYAVRAIAASIDVIVHVHLETTPLPDGTAQRDRWVAEIITVTPGEREKGYAVQHVFRTTPGTRVAVPGVLPDEYRDLQRWGFALQEFYGASEAAS from the coding sequence ATGGGGGAGGACCGGGCGCACCTGCCTCCTGCGGCGCAGCGGGAACGCGGTCGGGCGATCATCTTCGACCTGCTGCGCGCGGAGCACGACGAGCGGGTCAGCTCGGGGCAGGACACGTGGTCGCTGGCTGAGCAGGACGCGCTGGCCCGGGCGGTCGACGACGCCTTGTTCGGGCTGGGCCGTCTGCAGCCGCTGGTCGACGACGACCGGGTGGAGAACATCCTGATCTTCGGGTGCGACTGTGTGGTCCTAGAGCTCAGCGATGGCCGCCTGCTGCCGGGGCCGGCGGTCGCGGACTCGGACCAGGAGCTCATCGACTTCCTCGTGTTCCTCGCGTCCCGGTCCGAGGTCAACGCCCGACCCTTCTCGCAGGCGCAGCCGCGACTGCACCTGCGCCTCGATGGCGGCGCGCGGCTCGCGGCCGCGGCCTGGGTCACCCCCCGCCCCTCGGTCGTCATCCGACGCCACCAGCTGCGGCAGGTCACTCTGACCGACCTGGTGGACCGGGGCACCGTGTCGGAGCTGGCGGCGTCGTTCCTGTCGGCGGCGGTCAAGGCCCGGCGCAGCATCGTCGTCTCCGGTGCGCAGAGCGCGGGAAAGACCACGTTGGTGCGGGCGCTGTGCGCGGAGATCCCCCGGCACGAAGTCATCGGCACGTTCGAGACCGAGTACGAGCTGCACCTGCACGAGCTGAAGGACCAGCACCCGTACGTTTTCGCGTGGGAAGCCCGCCCCGGGTCGGGTGAGCGGGCCGCCGACGGGTCGCAGGCGGGGGAGTTCACCCTGAGCCAGGCCCTGTTCGACTCGTTCCGGTTCGACCTGTCCCGCCAGATCGTCGGGGAGGTCCGCGGTCCCGAGGTCTTGGCCATGCTCAAGGCGATGGAGTCCGGTGCCGGGTCGATCTCGACCACCCACGCCCCGAATGCTGAGGCCGCGATCGGCAAGCTCGTCACCTGCGCCATGGAAGCCGGCCCGCAGATCACCCACGACTACGCGGTACGCGCGATCGCCGCCAGCATCGACGTCATCGTCCACGTGCACCTCGAGACCACCCCCCTGCCCGACGGCACCGCCCAACGCGACCGGTGGGTCGCCGAGATCATCACCGTCACCCCCGGGGAACGCGAGAAGGGCTACGCCGTCCAGCACGTCTTCCGCACCACCCCCGGGACGCGGGTCGCCGTACCTGGGGTGCTGCCCGACGAGTACCGGGACCTGCAACGGTGGGGCTTTGCCCTGCAGGAGTTCTACGGCGCCAGCGAGGCCGCGTCATGA